Proteins encoded in a region of the Oceanibaculum nanhaiense genome:
- the lhpI gene encoding bifunctional Delta(1)-pyrroline-2-carboxylate/Delta(1)-piperideine-2-carboxylate reductase produces MRIIDADSAVRALPFDALIEALRTMFREGCTVPLRHHHGVEVPGKAEATLLLMPAWTPGGYIGIKMVTVFPSNGEKGLPAIMGQYLLLSGDTGEVLAMIDGQTLTARRTAAASALAASYLAREDAATMLMVGAGALAPQLIRAHLAVRPSLREIAIWARDKTKSQALADKMAAETGRNVTAASDLEAVARTADLISCATLSKQPLVKGAWLKPGAHLDLVGAFTPEMRESDDEAVRRARVFVDTREGALKEAGDIVLAVKAGALTPEAIQGDLYDLTRGTATGRETAEEITFFKSVGTALEDLAAAQLAYSRA; encoded by the coding sequence ATGCGGATTATCGACGCCGACAGCGCCGTCAGGGCGCTTCCCTTCGACGCCCTGATCGAGGCGTTGCGCACCATGTTCCGCGAGGGCTGCACGGTGCCGCTGCGCCATCATCACGGCGTCGAGGTGCCCGGCAAGGCCGAGGCGACGCTGCTGCTGATGCCGGCCTGGACGCCCGGCGGCTATATCGGCATCAAGATGGTTACCGTCTTTCCGTCGAATGGCGAGAAGGGCCTGCCCGCCATCATGGGCCAGTATCTGCTGCTGTCCGGCGACACCGGCGAGGTGCTGGCGATGATCGACGGACAGACCCTGACCGCGCGGCGCACCGCCGCCGCCTCGGCGCTGGCCGCCTCCTACCTCGCCCGCGAGGATGCAGCGACGATGCTGATGGTCGGCGCCGGCGCGCTGGCGCCGCAGCTGATCCGCGCGCATCTGGCCGTGCGCCCGTCCTTGCGTGAGATCGCGATCTGGGCACGCGACAAGACGAAATCCCAGGCGCTGGCGGACAAGATGGCCGCCGAGACCGGGCGCAACGTGACCGCCGCCAGCGATCTGGAAGCGGTGGCGCGCACCGCCGACCTGATTTCCTGCGCGACCCTGTCGAAGCAGCCGCTGGTCAAGGGCGCTTGGCTGAAGCCCGGTGCGCATCTGGACCTCGTCGGTGCCTTTACGCCGGAAATGCGCGAGAGCGACGACGAGGCGGTCCGCCGCGCCCGCGTGTTCGTCGATACCCGTGAGGGCGCCTTGAAGGAGGCCGGCGACATCGTGCTGGCGGTAAAGGCCGGCGCGCTGACGCCGGAAGCCATCCAGGGCGATCTCTACGATCTGACGCGCGGCACCGCGACAGGCCGCGAGACCGCGGAGGAGATCACCTTCTTCAAGTCGGTTGGTACCGCGCTGGAAGACCTTGCTGCGGCGCAATTGGCCTACAGCCGCGCATAG
- a CDS encoding pentapeptide repeat-containing protein produces MALHSYKSREHIFAELEAHRRWLAGADDAVPANFSNVSLFGLDLSGQDLRKCQLCGAGLQGIRLTGANLEGADLTGADLTAATLDKASLRKASLVDANLSGASFRDSDLNGADLRGAHGTASMSSPGFEGAMLRLTNLSGADLSGANLDQADLTGAMLVGTVLRNASLAGANMRNTDLTEADFGAANLSEALLNGANLSNAHFNGANLKRARMVGVTLTDGVLDGADTEGANFAPPLDGFDIELHRQLFDHDRWVSSQGQRGERAELDGADLADADLRGFNLSGASLRAANLQSALLNGALLVLTDLSGANLAQASLVRANLSGANLSGAKLNNADLSGAKLGPAPIMGADGRPTGRSRATVLEGADLTQAVLDDEQKTALADFGIKLATKS; encoded by the coding sequence ATGGCCTTGCATTCCTACAAATCGCGCGAACACATCTTCGCTGAGCTGGAAGCGCACCGGCGCTGGCTTGCTGGCGCGGATGATGCCGTGCCGGCTAATTTTTCCAATGTCAGCCTGTTCGGCCTCGACCTGTCCGGCCAGGACCTGCGGAAATGCCAGCTGTGCGGCGCGGGCCTGCAGGGCATCCGCCTGACCGGCGCCAATCTTGAAGGCGCCGACCTGACCGGGGCGGACCTCACCGCGGCGACGCTGGACAAGGCGTCCTTGCGCAAGGCCAGTCTGGTGGATGCGAACCTGTCCGGCGCCAGCTTCCGGGACAGTGATCTGAATGGTGCCGATCTGCGCGGCGCGCACGGCACGGCCTCCATGTCCTCGCCCGGTTTCGAAGGGGCAATGCTGCGCCTCACCAACCTGTCCGGCGCCGACCTGTCCGGCGCCAATCTGGACCAGGCCGACCTGACCGGCGCGATGCTGGTCGGAACCGTGCTGCGCAATGCCAGCCTGGCCGGTGCCAATATGCGCAACACCGACCTGACCGAGGCCGATTTCGGCGCCGCCAACCTCAGCGAGGCCCTGCTGAACGGCGCCAATCTCAGCAATGCCCATTTCAACGGCGCCAATCTGAAGCGCGCCCGGATGGTCGGCGTGACACTCACCGACGGCGTGCTGGACGGGGCCGATACCGAAGGCGCCAATTTCGCGCCGCCGCTGGACGGTTTCGACATCGAGCTGCACCGCCAGCTCTTCGATCATGACCGCTGGGTCAGCAGCCAGGGCCAGCGCGGCGAACGCGCGGAACTGGATGGCGCCGATCTCGCTGATGCCGATCTGCGCGGCTTCAACCTGTCGGGCGCCAGCCTGCGCGCGGCGAATCTGCAAAGCGCCCTGCTTAACGGCGCACTGCTGGTACTGACGGATCTGTCCGGCGCCAATCTGGCGCAGGCCAGCCTGGTGCGCGCCAATCTGTCCGGTGCCAATCTGTCCGGCGCCAAACTGAACAATGCCGACCTGTCCGGCGCCAAGCTGGGCCCCGCGCCGATCATGGGCGCTGACGGACGGCCGACGGGGCGCAGCCGCGCCACTGTTCTGGAAGGTGCTGACCTGACCCAGGCCGTGCTCGACGACGAGCAGAAGACCGCGCTGGCCGATTTCGGCATCAAGCTCGCCACCAAATCTTGA
- a CDS encoding type II toxin-antitoxin system HicB family antitoxin yields MTLSYIALIHKEAGSDFGVSFPDFPGCISAGATLEEARAMADEALALHIEGMLEDMQELPAPSSLDAIMADPENRDGVAILVPAPPGSARAVRVNITLPEDLLSAIDRHAANSGLSRSGFLASAAKQALRKAG; encoded by the coding sequence ATGACCCTGTCTTATATCGCCTTGATCCATAAGGAGGCCGGCAGCGATTTCGGCGTCTCCTTTCCCGATTTCCCCGGTTGCATCAGCGCCGGTGCAACATTGGAAGAAGCGCGCGCCATGGCGGATGAGGCGCTGGCCCTGCACATAGAAGGCATGCTGGAGGATATGCAGGAACTGCCCGCCCCATCCAGCCTGGATGCCATTATGGCCGATCCGGAAAACCGTGACGGGGTGGCAATCCTGGTGCCGGCACCGCCAGGCAGCGCGCGGGCGGTGCGGGTAAACATCACCTTGCCGGAAGATTTGCTGTCCGCCATCGACCGCCATGCGGCGAATTCAGGCCTCAGCCGCTCCGGCTTTCTGGCCTCGGCGGCGAAGCAGGCGCTGCGGAAGGCCGGCTAG
- the trpA gene encoding tryptophan synthase subunit alpha — MSESDSRIARRFAALKAEGRGGLVTFVTGGDPDPVTAQAILKGLPGAGADLIEIGMPFSDPMADGPSIQAASLRALKAGMTLTKTIDAVRAFRSGDSDTPIILMGYYNPIYIYGVERFLKDAKSAGVDGLIIVDLPPEEDAELCLPALEADIAFIRLATPTTNDRRLPKVLSNTSGFVYYVSFTGVTGTQAVDSQHVAQAVARLKSHTDLPVAVGFGIKTPEQAGAVAAVADAAVVGTALVDIIAGNLDEAGKAKPGLVEAALGFVAKLAGGVRAARTAA; from the coding sequence ATGAGCGAATCCGATTCCCGCATTGCCCGTCGCTTCGCCGCCCTGAAGGCCGAAGGCCGCGGCGGCCTGGTCACCTTCGTCACCGGCGGCGATCCCGACCCGGTGACCGCGCAGGCTATCCTCAAAGGGTTGCCTGGCGCCGGCGCCGATCTGATCGAGATCGGCATGCCGTTCTCCGACCCGATGGCCGATGGTCCGTCGATCCAGGCCGCTTCGCTGAGGGCGCTGAAGGCCGGCATGACGCTGACCAAGACCATCGACGCGGTGCGCGCCTTCCGGTCCGGCGACAGCGATACGCCGATCATCCTGATGGGCTATTATAACCCGATTTATATCTACGGCGTGGAGCGCTTCCTGAAGGATGCGAAGAGCGCCGGGGTGGACGGGCTGATCATCGTCGATCTGCCGCCCGAGGAAGATGCCGAGCTGTGCCTGCCGGCGCTGGAAGCCGACATCGCCTTCATCCGGCTGGCGACGCCGACCACCAATGACAGGCGCCTGCCCAAGGTGCTGTCCAACACGTCGGGCTTCGTCTATTACGTCTCCTTCACCGGCGTCACCGGCACCCAGGCCGTGGACAGCCAGCATGTCGCCCAGGCAGTCGCCCGGCTGAAAAGCCACACCGACCTGCCGGTCGCGGTCGGCTTCGGCATCAAGACACCGGAGCAGGCCGGCGCGGTTGCCGCCGTTGCCGACGCCGCCGTGGTCGGTACCGCGCTGGTCGATATCATCGCCGGCAATCTGGACGAGGCCGGCAAGGCGAAGCCGGGACTGGTCGAGGCGGCGCTGGGCTTCGTCGCGAAACTGGCGGGTGGCGTGCGCGCGGCCCGCACCGCTGCATAA
- the pyrF gene encoding orotidine-5'-phosphate decarboxylase, which produces MTDTNAALSPVFCAIDTTDLDHAAGLARRLGPGLGGVKLGLEFVNAHGPAGVRKVAEAGHPIFLDLKYHDIPNTVAGAVRAATGTCQPFMLNVHASGGRAMMEAARDAAESAAHAAGIKKPLVIAVTVLTSLDDGDLAAVGQQGPAVEQVVRLARLTKDCGLDGIVCSAREIAAVRAACGRDFKLIVPGIRPAWSETGDQKRIMTPADAIRAGADYLVIGRPITGAADPAGAVARIAAEIADL; this is translated from the coding sequence ATGACCGACACGAACGCCGCCCTCTCCCCCGTCTTCTGCGCGATCGACACCACTGACCTCGACCATGCCGCGGGACTTGCCAGGCGGCTGGGGCCGGGGCTTGGCGGCGTGAAGCTCGGCCTTGAGTTCGTGAACGCCCACGGCCCGGCCGGGGTGCGCAAGGTGGCCGAGGCCGGCCACCCGATCTTCCTCGATCTGAAATATCACGACATTCCGAACACGGTCGCCGGCGCGGTGCGCGCCGCCACCGGTACCTGCCAGCCCTTCATGCTGAACGTCCATGCCAGCGGCGGGCGGGCGATGATGGAGGCCGCGCGCGACGCCGCCGAATCGGCCGCGCATGCCGCCGGCATCAAGAAGCCGCTGGTGATCGCCGTCACCGTGCTGACCAGCCTGGACGATGGCGACCTCGCCGCCGTCGGCCAGCAGGGGCCGGCGGTGGAGCAAGTGGTCAGGCTCGCCCGGCTGACAAAGGATTGCGGCCTCGACGGCATCGTCTGCTCGGCCCGAGAGATCGCCGCCGTGCGCGCCGCCTGCGGCCGCGACTTCAAGCTGATCGTGCCCGGCATCCGCCCGGCCTGGAGCGAGACCGGTGACCAGAAGCGTATCATGACCCCGGCTGACGCGATCCGCGCCGGTGCCGATTACCTCGTCATCGGCCGGCCGATCACCGGCGCTGCCGATCCCGCCGGGGCCGTCGCCCGCATCGCCGCCGAGATCGCGGACCTCTGA
- the trpB gene encoding tryptophan synthase subunit beta, whose protein sequence is MASSIPNTYRAGPDESGHFGIFGGRFVAETLMPLVLEVEAAYKAAKADPDFKAEFDYYLKHYVGRPSPLYFAERLTAHFGGAKLYFKRDELNHTGAHKINNCLGQALVAKRMGKTEIIAETGAGQHGVATATVCALFGMNCKVFMGAEDIERQQPNVERMRLLGAEVVPVTSGTSTLKDAMNEALRYWVAKAETHFYIIGTVAGPHPYPAMVRDFQSVIGTETREQMMEAEGRLPDSLVACIGGGSNAIGLFHPFLDDPSVKMYGVEAAGLGLDTGKHAASLTGGRPGVLHGNRTYLLQNEDGQITDAHSISAGLDYPGIGPEHSWLHETGRVSYVSATDEEALDSFKLCAQMEGIIPALEPSHALAYVGKLAPTLPKDHLMVMNLCGRGDKDLAAVLKHLKARGKL, encoded by the coding sequence ATGGCCAGTTCCATCCCCAATACCTATCGTGCCGGACCGGACGAATCCGGGCATTTCGGCATCTTCGGCGGACGCTTCGTCGCCGAGACGCTGATGCCGTTGGTCCTGGAGGTCGAGGCGGCCTACAAGGCGGCGAAGGCGGACCCGGACTTCAAGGCGGAGTTCGATTATTACCTGAAACATTATGTCGGCCGGCCCTCGCCGCTCTATTTCGCGGAGCGGCTGACGGCGCATTTCGGTGGGGCCAAGCTGTACTTCAAGCGCGACGAGTTGAATCACACCGGCGCGCACAAGATCAACAATTGCCTGGGCCAGGCGCTGGTCGCCAAGCGCATGGGCAAGACAGAGATCATCGCCGAGACCGGCGCCGGCCAGCATGGCGTGGCCACCGCCACGGTCTGCGCGCTGTTCGGCATGAACTGCAAGGTCTTCATGGGCGCCGAGGATATCGAGCGCCAGCAGCCCAATGTCGAGCGCATGCGCCTGCTGGGCGCCGAGGTGGTGCCCGTCACCTCCGGCACATCGACGCTGAAGGATGCGATGAACGAGGCGCTGCGCTACTGGGTGGCCAAGGCGGAGACGCATTTCTACATCATCGGCACGGTTGCCGGCCCGCACCCCTACCCCGCCATGGTGCGCGACTTCCAGTCGGTGATCGGCACCGAAACGCGCGAGCAGATGATGGAGGCCGAGGGCCGCCTGCCCGACAGCCTGGTTGCCTGCATCGGCGGCGGCTCCAACGCCATCGGCCTGTTCCATCCCTTCCTAGACGATCCGTCGGTGAAGATGTACGGGGTGGAGGCCGCCGGTCTCGGCCTCGATACCGGCAAGCATGCCGCCTCGCTGACCGGCGGACGGCCGGGCGTGCTGCATGGCAACCGCACCTACCTGCTGCAGAACGAGGACGGGCAGATCACCGACGCCCACTCGATCAGCGCCGGCCTCGACTATCCCGGCATCGGGCCGGAACATTCCTGGCTGCACGAAACCGGCCGCGTGAGCTATGTCAGCGCCACCGACGAGGAGGCGCTGGATTCCTTCAAGCTGTGCGCACAGATGGAAGGCATCATCCCGGCGCTGGAGCCGAGCCACGCGCTGGCCTATGTCGGCAAGCTGGCGCCGACCCTGCCGAAGGACCATCTGATGGTGATGAATCTCTGCGGCCGCGGCGACAAGGATCTGGCCGCCGTGCTGAAGCACCTCAAAGCCCGTGGCAAGCTGTAA
- a CDS encoding LapA family protein, which translates to MAQHSRIARIATALITLPFLLLAILFAISNRATVEITLWPLPYAVTLPLFVTILAMLFIGFLIGAGFMWVEVLRARRQIRILRRVADQQEQELNRLRRDKRLAVDPDGVPNLPASGKPAQTAFTTPTTH; encoded by the coding sequence ATGGCCCAGCATTCCAGAATTGCCCGCATCGCCACCGCGCTGATCACGCTGCCCTTCCTGCTGTTGGCGATCCTGTTCGCCATCTCCAACCGGGCAACTGTCGAGATCACACTCTGGCCGCTGCCCTACGCGGTGACATTGCCGCTGTTCGTCACCATCCTCGCCATGCTGTTCATCGGCTTCCTGATCGGTGCCGGTTTCATGTGGGTCGAGGTGCTGCGCGCCCGCCGGCAGATCCGCATCCTGCGCCGCGTCGCCGACCAGCAGGAGCAGGAGCTGAACCGCCTGCGCCGCGACAAGCGCCTCGCCGTCGATCCGGACGGTGTTCCCAACCTGCCCGCCTCCGGAAAGCCGGCGCAAACCGCCTTCACCACGCCAACCACGCATTGA
- a CDS encoding type II toxin-antitoxin system HicA family toxin encodes MNSREIIHRLEREGWREVARKGSHVQFKHPVRPGRVTVPHPKKDIPAGTLRSIERQSGLKLT; translated from the coding sequence ATGAATAGCCGCGAGATCATACACCGGCTGGAGCGGGAAGGCTGGAGGGAAGTGGCACGCAAGGGAAGCCACGTCCAGTTCAAGCATCCCGTCAGGCCGGGTCGGGTGACGGTGCCGCATCCGAAGAAGGATATACCGGCCGGCACCTTGCGCAGCATCGAGCGGCAATCGGGACTGAAACTGACATGA
- a CDS encoding PAS domain-containing protein has translation MRDKIDHGKLRQLYDYWDGRRGDRLMPARADLDPVDIPALLPNLILVDVERGAQVRFRFRLYGTNVCTIRGADLTGRYIDEDNITALRNPAIASYNRILADRQPVYESHRFHPNDRNVGYYHRLVLPLGEENEVRMLLIGFYREMAAPEYHSTSLD, from the coding sequence GTGCGGGATAAGATCGACCATGGCAAGCTACGCCAGCTCTACGATTATTGGGATGGCAGGCGCGGCGACCGCCTCATGCCGGCACGCGCGGATCTCGACCCGGTTGATATTCCCGCCCTCCTGCCGAATCTGATTCTGGTCGATGTGGAGCGCGGCGCGCAGGTCCGCTTCCGCTTCCGGCTCTATGGCACCAATGTCTGCACCATTCGCGGCGCGGACCTGACCGGTCGCTATATTGACGAGGACAACATCACCGCGCTGCGCAACCCCGCCATTGCGAGCTACAACCGCATCCTCGCCGACCGGCAGCCGGTTTATGAAAGCCACCGCTTCCATCCGAACGATCGCAATGTCGGCTATTATCATCGCCTCGTCCTGCCCCTGGGCGAGGAAAACGAGGTGCGGATGCTGCTGATCGGCTTCTACCGTGAAATGGCGGCGCCGGAATATCACAGCACGAGTCTGGATTAA
- a CDS encoding phosphoribosylanthranilate isomerase codes for MALVKICGLSTPESVAAAIAGGADFLGFVFYPRSPRNVTPEQAAELTKPVPASVRTVALTVDADDALLEIILSTMRPGLLQLHGHETPARVADVRSRFGVPVMKVLSVAGAEDVAKASDYEPVVDMLMFDAKPPKEMTGALPGGNALRFDWQLLAGAHFGKPWLLAGGLTPDNVAEAIRTSGAPGVDVSSGVEDAPGRKSIPLIQAFLKAAKAA; via the coding sequence ATGGCGCTGGTCAAGATCTGCGGCCTCTCGACACCGGAGAGCGTTGCCGCCGCCATCGCGGGCGGGGCGGATTTCCTGGGTTTCGTCTTCTACCCGCGCTCGCCGCGCAACGTGACCCCCGAACAGGCCGCCGAGCTGACGAAGCCGGTGCCCGCCAGTGTCCGCACCGTGGCGCTGACCGTCGATGCCGATGACGCGTTGCTGGAGATCATCCTTTCAACCATGCGGCCTGGCCTGCTGCAGCTGCACGGGCACGAAACGCCGGCGCGCGTGGCCGATGTCCGCAGCCGCTTCGGCGTGCCGGTGATGAAGGTGCTGTCCGTGGCCGGCGCGGAAGATGTGGCCAAGGCCAGCGATTATGAGCCGGTCGTCGACATGCTGATGTTCGACGCGAAACCGCCGAAGGAGATGACGGGCGCACTGCCCGGCGGCAATGCGCTGCGCTTCGACTGGCAGCTGCTCGCAGGCGCGCATTTCGGCAAGCCCTGGCTGCTGGCCGGCGGGCTGACGCCGGATAATGTCGCCGAGGCGATCCGCACCAGCGGTGCGCCGGGCGTGGACGTCTCCTCCGGCGTGGAGGATGCGCCGGGCCGCAAGTCGATCCCGCTGATCCAGGCCTTCCTGAAAGCGGCGAAGGCGGCCTAG
- the accD gene encoding acetyl-CoA carboxylase, carboxyltransferase subunit beta — translation MDWLNNFVRPKIRALVQKTEVPDNLWEKCPSCGQMIFQRELDENSRVCPHCGHHMRLEVVARLKMLFDEGAYKTIDLPKPPLDPLKFRDRKRYSDRMKEAQAKTGRQDAIIVAHGTIGGHKTVIAAFDFSFMGGSMGIAVGEALVAAGRLAVAEEATLLAIPASGGARMQEGILSLMQMPRSIIAVEMVKEKGLPYIVLLTDPTTGGVTASFAMLGDIHIAEPGAVIGFAGARVIAETIREQLPDGFQRAEYLQEHGMVDMVVPRKEMRDTLVRVLGLLRNKRPTPRIAPPTQNASR, via the coding sequence ATGGATTGGCTGAATAATTTCGTTCGCCCGAAGATTCGTGCCCTGGTGCAGAAGACCGAGGTACCGGACAATCTGTGGGAGAAATGCCCCAGCTGCGGGCAGATGATCTTCCAGCGCGAACTCGACGAGAATTCCCGCGTCTGCCCGCATTGCGGTCATCACATGCGTCTGGAGGTTGTGGCGCGGCTGAAGATGCTGTTCGACGAGGGCGCCTATAAGACCATCGATCTGCCGAAACCGCCGCTCGATCCGCTGAAGTTCCGCGACCGCAAGCGCTATTCCGACCGCATGAAGGAAGCCCAGGCCAAGACCGGCCGGCAGGACGCCATCATCGTCGCGCATGGCACCATCGGCGGGCACAAGACCGTCATCGCCGCGTTCGATTTCAGCTTCATGGGCGGCTCCATGGGCATCGCCGTGGGCGAGGCGCTGGTCGCCGCCGGTCGGCTGGCCGTGGCCGAGGAAGCGACGCTGCTGGCGATCCCGGCCTCCGGCGGGGCGCGCATGCAGGAAGGCATCCTGTCGCTGATGCAGATGCCGCGCTCGATCATCGCGGTCGAGATGGTGAAGGAAAAGGGCCTGCCCTACATCGTGCTGCTGACCGACCCGACGACCGGCGGCGTCACCGCCTCCTTCGCCATGCTGGGCGATATCCACATCGCCGAGCCGGGTGCCGTCATCGGCTTCGCCGGTGCCCGCGTCATCGCCGAGACCATCCGCGAGCAGCTGCCCGACGGCTTCCAGCGCGCCGAATATCTGCAGGAACATGGCATGGTCGATATGGTGGTGCCGCGCAAGGAGATGCGCGACACGCTGGTCCGCGTGCTCGGCCTGCTGCGCAACAAGCGGCCGACGCCGCGCATCGCTCCGCCCACTCAAAACGCCAGCCGGTAA